Within Lagopus muta isolate bLagMut1 chromosome 1, bLagMut1 primary, whole genome shotgun sequence, the genomic segment AACACCCAGAAGAAGGCATGAATTGGGTGAGCTCCCACTGGTCAAGAGCaaaattccttcattttcttccttcgCTTTCAGTTTATTGCTTTTCTGAGTGGGGAATCACTGTGAGATGCAGTTATTACTGGAAGGATTTCAAATCCCTTAGAACTCTGCCTCAAGGGGTTTGCTTGAGTCCTGCAGAACAGCTTAATTCTGCACAAGAGTTGGAGTTTCCAACAGCAGCAAAGTGGGAATGTGATGAAGCACATCTGCCCATGCTAAGCTGAAATCCAGAATTCAGTCTGGATTAATCATTGATTTCGTCTCATTTGTTATTGCTCTGCACATCTGATTCACTGCTGATAATTGCAATGAGCTGTAAGAAGCATGATGGTTCCTCAGTAGGCACTTCTCTGGGTCCTGTTCCATCATAGAAGTCCATaatagagcagggagagcacaCAGGTGGTGCGTGGATGAGGGAATCTTGGGGGATCCACTTCGGTTTTGAAACCTTCCAGGTCAGTTTGAAATGTCTCATAACTGGATCCCTTTGTTCTGAAACCTGATtggttttcttcatctttctccttCATTGCATGGTGCTCTGTCTCACTTCTGTCCCTGGCACTATGCTAGACTCTTACTCAGCTCTGAATTAGAACAAGCTTGGAATTACTTTTTCGTCACTTACCATTTCAGGCTTCAATTTATTGCTGTTTGGGTTTCCCTGGACTCGCTGCCATGTGTGTGTGTTGGTCTTTTGGCCTGTTCTGGTTGAGTTCTGAGCCTCAGTTCCCTGCACTCCACCTGTATTGTTgtggggaggaggcagagggcTCCCTTTAGGGAAGGGCTCCTTgaggcacagctgcagagatgggctccctgcagcactccCTCCCTGTGCTAATGCCTTTGCTGTTGACTTCTTGCTGTATCAAACTTGTGTTGCATGCTGTGGAAGAGCCTAGCTGAGATGCAAGGCACTGGGAGCACTTGAGCTGTCTGTGTTCTTGCTCAGGTGTGGATCTGGCATCAGAGCTGTCACCTCCTGGATGCAGATGCGTTTCCTTGCTGTTCCAcaccagctgctcctgctggaggACCACCCCAGTGCTGTGTCCTCACACAGAAGCTCAGCTCCTTTGCTGTTTGTTCACAGAGCTGTTCTGTCTTTTTGCTGCAGGCCAGAGATCTCCACCAGCGAGAAGCGGCCATCGCTGCGTGGCAGATAATGCCAATTTGTATGTGTTTGGAGGCTACAATCCTGACTACGATGAGTCTGGTGGGCCAGAGAACGAAGACTACCCACTGTTCAGGGAGCTCTGGCGGTACAACTTTGCTACAGACACGTGGCACCAAATGGGCACTGAGGGCTACATGCCCAGGGAGCTGGCCTCCATGTCACGTACGTATGGAAATCCAATTCCTATGCACCTAAGCCTGAAGCTATTTTAATCGGTGTCCCTGATGGAATGAAAAACCAGACAAGAACTGGGAAATCTGGATCCTGTTTCCAACTCTTGTGCAATTAGGCCTTGAGTTTGGAATGGGatttttgattatttctttttctcctttgccctTTTGCTAGGGTTGaggaattaaaaatgtaaaatgcaaGAGAGAGCCTTTGGAAATTTAGCTTAACAGTTGCAAGGCCTCTGCTTTCAGTGGATAGATGCTTGCTGCAGTCAGACAGAGCACCCAAAAATAGATCCCGTTGTTCACTAgccattttttaaagtaagtctTTGGTTGCCATGGTTTTAGCttgcattctttctcttttagagCATTTCAAGGCCATAAATGCACAGTGTGAGTTGTAGGGTATTTGAACAACAACCAATGCTTGCTGCCTTCTCCTTCCAGAGTTCTGTTTCACTGCATTTCACTGCAACAAACATCTCTGCCCTGTCTGTCTCTCCTAGTTGTATTGCATGGCAACAACCTGCTCGTGTTTGGGGGCACTGGAATCCCATTTGGGGAAAGTAATGGCAACGATGTCCACGTCTGCAATGTCAAGTACAAAAGATGGgccctgctcagctgcagaggaaagaaaccCAATCGGATCTATGGCCAGGTAGGAGGGAAGGCCCTCTGTCAGACACACTGCGTGTGCTGTGTGTCCTTCCTTTGGGAGGCTGGGActctttctgtttcagtgctgaTGCTCTGTGTCCTTTCTAACTGgtttctctctgccttccagGCCATGGCCATCATCAATGGGTCTCTGTATGTGTTTGGTGGAACAACTGGTTACATTTACAGCACCGACCTGCATAAACTAGACCTCAACACCAGAGAGTGGATCCAACTGAAACCAAACAACATGTCCTGCGACATGCCagaggagaggtgaggagagCTTTTAAACTGGGAAATCACCACCTTTGCTGAGAAGCTGAGACAGTACTGTCAGAGTTGGCTGTGAGCATTGCACAAGCAGTGCTCCAGCATTATGATATGCACAGGGGTGTAGGGAGGGGGTGTGAAGCCTCTGCCAGAACAATGTGCAATGCCAGAACAGAGCTGGGAACTTGAGGCAGCTGTTGAGTGCTGAAGAGGCTCCAGCTGATCCCTGTGCCTTGCCTCATTCTGTAGCAAGCTTTCAGTTGGTGACCTTCTCagtgagaaaagggaaagaagtgtTAAGGACTGCCATGGTGCTCTATAAACTGTTGTACTTGAGATCTGTGAGACTCTGCTCTCAGAAGCTCTTCCCAGCTCTTGAGGTGCTGCTTAGATTGCTCATGAAAACTTCCACATCTAAAAACTCCCAGCCTGGGGGTCTGATACAGTGTAGCCATGCTTGGGATGTCTGTTTCAACCACTCAGATTTGTTAATGTTTCCAGAAAGTTTTGTTGCTGCTCACTTGCATTGATTTCTTGTGCTGCTAAATATCCACCTCTGCACACCTTCAGGTACAGGCATGAAATTGCACACGATGGTCAAAGGATTTATATCCTGGGAGGTGGAACTTCCTGGACAGCTTATTCCCTAGATAAGGTAAGGTGGTGAGAAGCCTCCAGAGCTTGCCTGAGCACAGTTTTACAGTGAAGTGTAACCAGCACAGTCACTTCATCTGTTTGGAGAGCTTTGATTTTCAAAAAGATAATGTTAATCAAAAATACATTACTGGGAGCAGATTTTGCTCCAGTTTCTGTAAAGGTTGGGGTTACCACAGACATGTCCTGTTAGAAATGGTGAATCCGTGGTAACCCATCACCACACACATCTGCAGAATAATCTGTTGTAGATCTGTTATCAAAGATCCTCATTTAAGAGCACTTAGGATGGAAATGTTGTAACTATGCCAAAACAGGAAAAGGCCAAAGAAAGGAGCTCCCTGACTTTTAAGTTTGCATGTTGATCATGGTGACtcttttcttgtcttccttttgtGTGGTAaacatttttccccattaaaacTGGGAGAGGGAAGAGTGAATTCTTTTTGGGGGCTGAGAGAATAAATGAAGAAACTTTAAATAGTGTCCCACTTCCAAAAGGTTCAAACTATGAAACAGTGAACTCCCTGTGTCCAGTTTGTCTAATTTGGTTACCCTGTGGCTGCATTGTAGTTCTGGCAGAGCCAAGAGGATTTAAcagttctcttttttccattcagATCCATGCTTACAACCTTGAAACCAACACCTGGGAGGAAATTGCCACAAAACCTCATGAAAAAG encodes:
- the KLHDC10 gene encoding kelch domain-containing protein 10 isoform X2, which translates into the protein MAAADGGRELNGLRGRAEDGLLNRFVQLPGRPHTAGQRSPPARSGHRCVADNANLYVFGGYNPDYDESGGPENEDYPLFRELWRYNFATDTWHQMGTEGYMPRELASMSLVLHGNNLLVFGGTGIPFGESNGNDVHVCNVKYKRWALLSCRGKKPNRIYGQAMAIINGSLYVFGGTTGYIYSTDLHKLDLNTREWIQLKPNNMSCDMPEERYRHEIAHDGQRIYILGGGTSWTAYSLDKIHAYNLETNTWEEIATKPHEKVGFPAARRCHSCVQIKNDVFVCGGYNGEVILGDVWKLNLQTFQWVKLPAAMPEPVYFHCAAVTPAGCMYVHGGVVNIHENKRTGSLFKMWLVVPSLLELSWEKLLEYFPHLATLSRSQLLHLGLTQGLVERLK
- the KLHDC10 gene encoding kelch domain-containing protein 10 isoform X1, with translation MAAADGGRELNGLRGRAEDGLLNRFVQLPGRPHTAAPFEDHQRTPRRRHELGQRSPPARSGHRCVADNANLYVFGGYNPDYDESGGPENEDYPLFRELWRYNFATDTWHQMGTEGYMPRELASMSLVLHGNNLLVFGGTGIPFGESNGNDVHVCNVKYKRWALLSCRGKKPNRIYGQAMAIINGSLYVFGGTTGYIYSTDLHKLDLNTREWIQLKPNNMSCDMPEERYRHEIAHDGQRIYILGGGTSWTAYSLDKIHAYNLETNTWEEIATKPHEKVGFPAARRCHSCVQIKNDVFVCGGYNGEVILGDVWKLNLQTFQWVKLPAAMPEPVYFHCAAVTPAGCMYVHGGVVNIHENKRTGSLFKMWLVVPSLLELSWEKLLEYFPHLATLSRSQLLHLGLTQGLVERLK